A single window of Streptomyces aquilus DNA harbors:
- a CDS encoding AMP-dependent synthetase/ligase, with amino-acid sequence MRDVALAPPSVSPLTGGLADSVFETADRNPTLPMLARRSGPSAAPWEEVTAVEVRDEVVDLAKGLVASGIAPGHRVAIMARTRYEWTVLSHALWALGAEVVPIYPTSSRDQVEWILRDAACVGVFVEDEQSVMTVGSVCASLPRLRHVWQLDTGALEQLVERGAFIPFTTVESLRRIVLPDSTAAVVYTSGTSGRPMGCAVSHRGLASACDVLLEGWGHTVVPPGGQGSVLAFLPFSHVYGLLVQSLCIRGGLLMGHEPDLSPETLSASLLSFRPTYFCGVPSLFEKIYKNFLRMAQQAGRGALFERAAETARDFAAAVERHRLGLGPGPGLDLRLQHALYERTVYRRLRAALGGRVLRAASGGSPLGRELCLFYEGIGLYVNDAYGLTETSGGITAQPVGREKSGTVGQALPGTDIRVADDGEILVRGPSVFQGYINDEAATRAALGRGWLATGDLGYLDPEGYLTITGRKKDVVITSGGKSVAPAFLEQRLRMHPLIHQAVLVGDNRPCVGALITLDPDFLTHWRAALALPGDAPSREAREENALREEIGRAVAAANSSVSHSESIRVFRVLPEPFDRTSALLTPSMKLRRDAIVEHYAFEIDAMYQARSHGTRQRLPEEPAGWEDQDNVFR; translated from the coding sequence ATGCGCGACGTGGCCCTCGCTCCCCCGTCCGTCTCCCCCCTCACCGGCGGGCTCGCCGACAGCGTCTTCGAGACGGCGGACCGCAACCCCACCCTGCCGATGCTCGCGCGCCGCTCCGGTCCCTCCGCCGCTCCATGGGAGGAGGTGACCGCCGTGGAGGTGCGGGACGAGGTGGTGGACCTGGCCAAGGGGCTGGTGGCCTCCGGCATCGCGCCCGGGCACCGCGTGGCGATCATGGCGCGGACCCGGTACGAGTGGACGGTCCTCAGCCATGCCCTGTGGGCGCTGGGCGCCGAGGTCGTGCCGATCTATCCCACGTCGTCGCGCGACCAGGTGGAGTGGATCCTCCGGGACGCGGCCTGTGTCGGCGTCTTCGTCGAGGACGAACAGAGCGTGATGACGGTCGGGTCGGTGTGCGCCTCGCTGCCCCGGCTGCGGCACGTCTGGCAGCTGGACACGGGGGCGCTGGAACAGCTCGTGGAGCGGGGCGCGTTCATTCCTTTCACGACGGTGGAGTCGCTGCGCCGCATCGTGCTGCCGGACTCCACCGCGGCGGTCGTCTACACGTCCGGCACCTCCGGCCGGCCGATGGGCTGTGCCGTGAGCCACCGGGGCCTGGCCAGCGCCTGCGACGTGCTGCTGGAGGGCTGGGGGCACACGGTGGTGCCACCCGGCGGCCAGGGCAGTGTCCTCGCCTTCCTGCCCTTCTCCCATGTGTACGGCCTGCTGGTGCAGAGCCTGTGCATCCGCGGCGGTCTGCTGATGGGCCACGAGCCGGATCTGAGCCCCGAGACGCTGTCGGCGTCCCTGCTGTCGTTCCGGCCCACCTACTTCTGCGGTGTGCCGTCGCTCTTCGAGAAGATCTACAAGAACTTCCTGCGGATGGCCCAGCAGGCGGGCCGCGGCGCCCTGTTCGAGCGGGCCGCGGAGACCGCCCGGGACTTCGCGGCGGCCGTCGAACGCCATCGGCTGGGCCTGGGCCCGGGTCCCGGCCTGGACCTGCGGCTCCAGCACGCGCTGTACGAACGGACGGTGTACCGCAGACTGCGGGCCGCACTCGGCGGCCGGGTGCTGCGCGCGGCCTCAGGCGGGTCGCCGCTGGGCCGTGAGCTGTGTCTGTTCTACGAGGGCATCGGTCTCTACGTGAACGACGCCTACGGACTGACCGAGACCAGCGGCGGCATCACGGCGCAGCCCGTGGGCCGGGAGAAGTCCGGCACCGTCGGACAGGCCCTGCCCGGCACCGACATCCGGGTGGCCGACGACGGGGAGATCCTGGTGCGCGGCCCCTCGGTGTTCCAGGGGTACATCAACGACGAGGCCGCCACCCGGGCGGCGCTGGGCCGTGGCTGGCTGGCCACCGGAGACCTGGGATACCTCGACCCCGAGGGCTATCTGACGATCACCGGCCGCAAGAAGGACGTCGTCATCACCAGCGGCGGCAAGAGTGTGGCCCCGGCCTTCCTGGAGCAGCGGCTGCGGATGCACCCGCTCATCCACCAGGCGGTGCTGGTCGGCGACAACCGGCCCTGCGTCGGCGCCCTGATCACCCTGGACCCGGACTTCCTGACCCACTGGCGCGCCGCGCTCGCGCTGCCGGGGGACGCGCCGAGCCGGGAGGCGCGGGAGGAGAACGCGCTGCGGGAGGAGATCGGGCGGGCGGTCGCCGCGGCGAACAGTTCCGTGTCCCATTCGGAGTCCATCCGCGTCTTCCGGGTGCTGCCGGAGCCCTTCGACCGCACCAGTGCGCTGCTCACGCCGTCGATGAAGCTGCGCCGGGACGCGATCGTCGAGCACTACGCGTTCGAGATCGACGCGATGTACCAGGCCCGATCCCACGGCACCCGGCAGCGGCTGCCCGAGGAGCCGGCCGGCTGGGAGGACCAGGACAATGTCTTCCGGTGA
- a CDS encoding ATP-binding protein translates to MASVEIPSRTTSFPGEPQSVTGARLAAEDFLCVLADVCPPGAPEFWHDILLVVTELAANAVQYAPGEFSLTMRRTFDGVHVTLHDSNPTPPAPRPFHPRTGGGGVGWHLIQTLCEQVSVVPERDGKDVHVFLPW, encoded by the coding sequence GTGGCCTCCGTGGAGATCCCGAGCCGCACCACGAGCTTCCCGGGCGAGCCGCAGAGCGTGACGGGTGCGCGCCTCGCCGCGGAGGACTTCCTGTGCGTCCTGGCCGATGTCTGCCCGCCGGGCGCACCCGAGTTCTGGCACGACATCCTGCTGGTCGTCACCGAGCTGGCCGCCAACGCCGTGCAGTACGCGCCCGGGGAGTTCTCGCTGACCATGCGGCGGACCTTCGACGGTGTGCACGTGACGCTGCACGACTCCAACCCCACTCCGCCCGCCCCGCGGCCCTTCCACCCGCGCACCGGCGGTGGCGGCGTCGGCTGGCATCTGATCCAGACCCTGTGCGAGCAGGTGAGCGTCGTCCCGGAGCGGGACGGCAAGGACGTGCATGTGTTCCTGCCCTGGTGA
- the glgB gene encoding 1,4-alpha-glucan branching enzyme, with protein MALRDTSPPEAGGPVPCRAAPALDPGDRARLLAGAHHDPHALLGAHPVPGGIVFRALRPFARAVSVVVDGKRSRLASEGDGLFTGVLPLAAIPSYTLLVAYEDGEHEVHDPYRFLPALGDTDLHLIREGRHEELWKALGAEPMTHQGVTGTRFTVWAPNAQGVRVAGDFTCWDGTAFPMRSLGAAGVWELFLPGIGEGTRYKFEITSRSGHRFLKADPMARRAEVPPDTASIVTVSHYEWDDAEWMAHRGDVAVHEAPFSVYEVHLPSWRPGLTYRQLAEELPAYVSDLGFTHVELMPVAHHPFSGSWGYQVTGFYAPTARLGSPDDFKYLVDALHRAGIGVIMDWVPAHFPKDDWALGRFDGEPLYEPGDWRRAEHPDWGTYEFDYGRVEVRNFLVANAVYWCEEFHIDGLRVDAVASMLYLDYSRDSGQWSPNVFGGREDLDAMAFLQEMNATVYRRVPGVMTIAEESTAWDGVTRPTESGGLGFGLKWNMGWMHDSLDYVQHEPVHRKYHHHEMTFSMVYAYSENYVLPISHDEVVHGKRSLVSKMPGDWWQQRANHRAYLGFMWAHPGKQLLFMGQEFAQGAEWSEPDGPDWWLLDPDYGAEADHRGVRDLVRDLNGLYRHTPALWQRDTTPDGFQWVVGDAADDNVFAFLRYDAHGNPLLAVSNFSPVVRHDYRLGVPGDVPAWREVLNTDAGRYGGSGVGTSDPVKPEDGVLALTLPPLATVWFTPV; from the coding sequence ATGGCCCTGCGTGACACCTCACCCCCCGAGGCGGGCGGTCCGGTCCCCTGCCGTGCCGCGCCCGCCCTGGACCCCGGCGACCGTGCCCGGCTGCTGGCGGGCGCCCACCACGACCCGCACGCCCTGCTGGGCGCCCATCCGGTGCCCGGCGGGATCGTCTTCCGTGCCCTGCGTCCCTTCGCGCGCGCCGTGAGCGTGGTCGTCGACGGGAAGCGCAGCCGGCTCGCCTCCGAGGGCGACGGCCTCTTCACCGGCGTGCTCCCCCTGGCGGCGATCCCCTCGTACACCCTGCTGGTGGCGTACGAGGACGGCGAGCACGAGGTCCACGACCCCTACCGCTTCCTGCCCGCCCTCGGCGACACCGATCTGCACCTCATCCGTGAGGGCCGGCACGAGGAGCTGTGGAAGGCGCTCGGCGCCGAGCCGATGACCCACCAGGGCGTGACCGGCACCCGCTTCACGGTGTGGGCGCCGAACGCGCAGGGTGTGCGGGTCGCCGGCGACTTCACGTGCTGGGACGGCACGGCGTTCCCGATGCGCTCGCTCGGTGCGGCCGGGGTGTGGGAGCTGTTCCTGCCGGGGATCGGGGAGGGCACCCGGTACAAGTTCGAGATCACCTCCCGGTCGGGTCATCGCTTCTTGAAGGCGGACCCGATGGCCCGGCGCGCCGAGGTCCCGCCGGACACCGCGTCGATCGTGACCGTGTCGCACTACGAGTGGGACGACGCCGAGTGGATGGCCCACCGGGGCGATGTCGCGGTGCACGAGGCGCCGTTCTCCGTGTACGAGGTCCATCTGCCGTCCTGGCGACCGGGGTTGACGTACCGTCAGCTCGCCGAGGAGCTTCCGGCGTACGTCAGCGATCTAGGGTTCACGCACGTCGAGCTGATGCCCGTCGCCCATCACCCCTTCAGCGGCTCCTGGGGCTACCAGGTGACCGGCTTCTACGCGCCGACGGCCCGGCTGGGCTCGCCGGACGACTTCAAGTACCTGGTCGACGCCCTGCACCGGGCCGGGATCGGTGTGATCATGGACTGGGTGCCCGCTCATTTCCCCAAGGACGACTGGGCGTTGGGCCGCTTCGACGGGGAGCCGCTGTACGAGCCCGGGGACTGGCGGCGGGCCGAGCATCCGGACTGGGGGACGTACGAGTTCGACTACGGGCGCGTCGAGGTGCGCAACTTCCTGGTCGCCAACGCCGTGTACTGGTGCGAGGAGTTCCACATCGACGGGCTGCGCGTGGACGCGGTCGCCTCGATGCTCTACCTCGACTACTCCCGGGACTCCGGCCAGTGGTCGCCCAATGTGTTCGGCGGCCGGGAGGACCTGGACGCGATGGCCTTCCTTCAGGAGATGAACGCGACCGTGTACCGCCGGGTGCCGGGCGTCATGACCATCGCCGAGGAGTCCACGGCCTGGGACGGGGTGACCCGGCCGACCGAGAGCGGCGGGCTGGGGTTCGGGCTGAAGTGGAACATGGGCTGGATGCACGACTCGCTCGACTACGTCCAGCACGAGCCGGTGCACCGCAAGTACCACCACCACGAGATGACGTTCTCGATGGTGTACGCGTACAGCGAGAACTACGTGCTGCCGATCTCGCACGACGAGGTCGTGCACGGCAAGCGGTCGCTGGTGTCGAAGATGCCCGGCGACTGGTGGCAGCAACGCGCCAACCACCGCGCGTACCTGGGCTTCATGTGGGCCCACCCGGGCAAGCAACTCCTCTTCATGGGGCAGGAGTTCGCCCAGGGAGCGGAGTGGTCCGAGCCCGACGGCCCCGACTGGTGGCTGCTCGATCCCGACTACGGTGCCGAAGCCGATCACCGGGGCGTCCGGGACCTGGTCCGTGACCTCAACGGCCTCTACCGTCACACCCCGGCGCTGTGGCAGCGCGACACCACCCCGGACGGCTTCCAGTGGGTGGTCGGCGACGCGGCGGACGACAACGTCTTCGCGTTCCTGCGCTACGACGCCCACGGCAACCCTCTCCTCGCCGTGTCGAACTTCTCCCCCGTCGTCCGGCACGACTACCGCCTCGGCGTCCCCGGCGACGTCCCCGCCTGGCGGGAGGTCCTCAACACGGACGCCGGGCGCTACGGCGGGAGCGGGGTCGGCACCTCCGATCCGGTCAAGCCGGAGGACGGTGTCCTCGCGCTCACGCTGCCGCCGCTCGCCACGGTCTGGTTCACGCCCGTGTGA
- a CDS encoding glutamate--cysteine ligase 2 translates to MRTVGVEEELLLVDPETGEPRALSAAVLARAALDEADGEVFEKELHTEMLEFATHPQSGMADLGAEIVRCRKEAARLAEGLGCTVAALATSPLPVQPSIGVGRRYQWMAEQYGITSRDLVLGCHVHVSVESDAEGVAVIDRIRPWLSVLSAISANSPFWQGGDTTYSSYRSRVWQRWPSAGPTEVFGSAECYHRRVADMVATGVLLDEAMVYFDARLSRRYPTVEIRVADVCLHASTAVLVATLARGLVETATREWRAGQEPLPHSVSLLRLAAWRAARSGLTEELLHPATMRRMPAEAVVRALLDHVGEALAETGDLDCAREACAELLRSGNGARVQRELMERTGSLREVVRECVRRTQA, encoded by the coding sequence GTGCGCACCGTCGGAGTGGAGGAGGAGCTCCTCCTTGTCGATCCTGAGACCGGCGAGCCCCGGGCTCTGTCCGCGGCCGTCCTCGCGCGGGCCGCGCTGGACGAGGCGGACGGGGAGGTGTTCGAGAAGGAACTGCACACCGAGATGCTGGAGTTCGCCACGCACCCGCAGTCGGGGATGGCGGACCTCGGTGCGGAGATCGTCCGCTGCCGCAAGGAGGCGGCGCGGCTCGCCGAGGGGCTCGGCTGCACGGTGGCGGCCCTGGCGACCTCACCGTTGCCGGTCCAGCCCTCCATCGGGGTGGGACGCCGCTACCAGTGGATGGCGGAGCAGTACGGCATCACCAGCCGCGACCTGGTACTCGGCTGTCACGTCCATGTGTCCGTGGAGTCCGACGCCGAGGGCGTCGCGGTGATCGACCGGATCCGGCCGTGGCTGTCGGTGCTGTCCGCGATCAGCGCCAACTCCCCGTTCTGGCAGGGCGGCGACACCACGTACAGCAGCTATCGCAGCCGGGTGTGGCAGCGCTGGCCCTCGGCCGGGCCGACCGAGGTGTTCGGCTCGGCGGAGTGCTATCACCGGCGGGTCGCGGACATGGTCGCCACGGGGGTGCTCCTCGACGAGGCGATGGTCTACTTCGACGCGCGACTGTCCCGGCGCTATCCGACGGTGGAGATCCGGGTCGCCGACGTCTGTCTGCACGCGTCGACCGCCGTACTGGTCGCGACCCTCGCCCGCGGCCTGGTGGAGACCGCGACCCGCGAGTGGCGGGCCGGCCAGGAGCCGCTGCCGCACAGTGTGAGCCTGCTGCGGCTGGCCGCGTGGCGGGCCGCACGGTCGGGGCTGACGGAGGAGCTGCTGCATCCGGCGACCATGCGCCGGATGCCCGCGGAGGCCGTCGTACGGGCGCTGCTGGACCACGTCGGCGAGGCGCTGGCGGAGACCGGTGACCTCGACTGCGCGCGCGAGGCCTGCGCGGAGCTGCTGCGGTCCGGCAACGGGGCGCGCGTCCAGCGGGAGCTGATGGAGCGGACCGGGAGTCTGCGGGAGGTCGTCCGGGAGTGCGTGCGCCGCACCCAGGCGTGA
- a CDS encoding maltokinase N-terminal cap-like domain-containing protein: protein MPKTAFPSPSDTAVVGPMASLAGLLREWLPRQRWFAGKDRPVTDLALLSLTELFPGCLHLLVRTGHPPVPAPGGTTAGSGDCYQLLLGVRKHLSPRLGRALIGRAESGPLAGLTVFDALQDPRSAQLFLDRLRHPGAAGPLRFEADPAVSVPTGLVPRVLDAEQSNSSLVYGDAFILKVFRRVQPGINPDLEVPGALAGQGCRRVPAPVAWFRTTHPYGATLGVLQPFLPDASDGWTLALEALARGDDFTAQARELGQAMADVHLALAAAFPVEAAPADADPAGGPACDQNSRTAAAMTERLTSAAHCVPALQPFAPRLRTAFAALEGCDAGPPAQRIHGDLHLGQVLWAGREWFVIDFEGEPSRPLAERRSPHSPVRDIAGMLRSFDYAARQRRPWRPEWARRCREAFCAGYAARAGWDPRKKHGLLRAYETDRAVYEVLYEARHRPDWLPVPMAAIERLAVRGG from the coding sequence ATGCCGAAGACCGCATTCCCGAGCCCGAGCGACACGGCCGTCGTGGGGCCCATGGCCTCACTGGCCGGGCTCCTGCGCGAGTGGCTGCCCCGGCAGCGCTGGTTCGCGGGCAAGGACCGGCCCGTCACGGACCTGGCACTGCTGTCCCTGACGGAGCTGTTCCCGGGCTGTCTGCATCTGCTGGTCCGCACCGGACACCCGCCCGTCCCCGCCCCCGGCGGCACCACGGCCGGGTCCGGGGACTGCTACCAGCTGCTCCTCGGCGTCCGGAAGCATCTGTCGCCGCGGCTCGGCCGGGCGCTGATCGGGCGGGCCGAGTCGGGGCCGTTGGCCGGGCTGACGGTGTTCGACGCGTTGCAGGACCCGCGTTCGGCGCAGCTGTTCCTGGACCGGCTGCGGCATCCGGGCGCGGCGGGCCCGCTGCGCTTCGAGGCCGACCCGGCGGTGTCCGTGCCGACCGGGCTGGTGCCGCGGGTGCTGGACGCCGAGCAGTCGAACTCCTCGCTGGTGTACGGCGACGCGTTCATCCTGAAGGTCTTCCGGCGCGTCCAGCCCGGCATCAACCCCGATCTGGAGGTACCCGGCGCGCTGGCCGGGCAGGGCTGCCGTCGGGTGCCCGCCCCCGTGGCCTGGTTCCGGACGACGCATCCGTACGGGGCCACGCTCGGCGTGCTCCAGCCGTTCTTGCCCGACGCCTCCGACGGCTGGACGCTGGCGCTGGAGGCGCTGGCCCGCGGCGACGACTTCACGGCGCAGGCCCGTGAGCTGGGCCAGGCCATGGCGGACGTCCACCTCGCCCTGGCCGCGGCGTTTCCCGTCGAGGCCGCTCCGGCCGACGCCGATCCGGCCGGCGGACCCGCCTGCGACCAGAACAGCCGCACGGCGGCCGCGATGACCGAGCGGCTGACGTCCGCCGCGCACTGCGTCCCCGCCCTCCAGCCCTTCGCGCCACGGCTGCGGACGGCGTTCGCCGCGCTGGAGGGCTGTGACGCCGGGCCGCCCGCGCAGCGCATCCACGGGGATCTGCATCTGGGCCAGGTGCTGTGGGCCGGGCGCGAGTGGTTCGTGATCGACTTCGAGGGCGAGCCGTCCCGTCCGCTCGCCGAACGCCGCAGCCCGCACTCCCCGGTCCGGGACATCGCCGGGATGCTGCGCTCCTTCGACTACGCCGCCCGGCAGCGCCGCCCCTGGCGCCCGGAGTGGGCGCGCCGCTGCCGGGAGGCCTTCTGCGCCGGCTACGCCGCCCGGGCCGGCTGGGACCCCCGCAAGAAACACGGCCTGCTCCGCGCCTACGAGACGGACCGAGCCGTGTACGAAGTCCTGTACGAGGCCAGACACCGCCCGGACTGGCTCCCGGTACCGATGGCGGCGATCGAGCGACTCGCCGTAAGGGGAGGCTGA